In the genome of Suricata suricatta isolate VVHF042 unplaced genomic scaffold, meerkat_22Aug2017_6uvM2_HiC HiC_scaffold_2556, whole genome shotgun sequence, the window CTACGGGCGCACCTGTGGCAGAAGGGACAGCCAATGCAGGAGCCCTGGGGGGGCGGGACCCAGCGGTGAGAAGTGGCACCAGGGAGGGGGCGTGCTGACAGACTGGGGTTGGGGAGCACTGGGAGGCTATCAGCTATTAGCTAATCTGGACGGGAGGTGAAGTGTGCATCGTTGGGGGGGTGGAGAGGCACCGCCCAGGTGGTGCCGCCATCTGGCAGTTGTGTCTAACGGATTTAGAGCGAGTCCACTCGGTGTGGGAGGGTTTTCTCCAGCCAGGCTTGGCCTCGGGCCGCACAGGGACAGGACAGCAGGATCCAACAACAGGGCTGGTTTCGCCAAGCAAAAGCAGTATGGGCGTGGGTGCTGAGGGTGTAAGCGGGAGCGTGTCCGGGTGACCCCCcagccagggaaggaggggctTGAGCAGCCACGAGGGGAAAGCACACCTGTCGGTGGGTCACAGGTAAGAggcaccccacacccccacctgTAAGGGAGGAGGCGCCCGCGCACCCCCAGGGAGCCGGACACATGCCTGCTCTGGCACTTTGCCTTGACTCTTGCCGGAGCCTCAGGCCTCGCGGTCTGGTCTGGCTCGGAGTCCTGGTCACACGTGTCCCCGTCCCCAGCCTGCCACCTCTGCCCAGCTCACCAGGCCTCCACGGAGAAAGAAGTTGTACTCGTCCATGTTGAGCTTGCCCGAGGTCTCCAGGATCTTGGCACACATCTGGAAACTGAATAGCAGCTTGTGGCGCTCAAAGAGGGTGCGGCAGGTGTACCTGGAGATGGGCACCAGGGGCAAAGGGGGCAGGACACACGATGGGAAGGTTACTGAGTGCGGGTCCCACAATCACGGAGCCTTACTCACAAGAAGGGCCTTAATCGGCATCTAACCCAAATGTCTTGTCAACAGCCAAGTGCTCAGGGACACCAGGGAACCCATTCATGCCCATTAAACACCACGCAGCACTGACTGGACCCTACTCGCTGCGGGTCCCGGAGACAGACGAAGGAGCCTCCGCGCCGGACGGAGGCAGCTGAAGCAGGAGGACACATGAGGTGCTGTGATGGGTCCTGGGCCGGGTGGCCG includes:
- the LOC115284899 gene encoding dynein heavy chain 2, axonemal-like; protein product: MYQFSLDAYISLFVLSIDKSHRSNKLEDRIDYLNEYHTYAVYRYTCRTLFERHKLLFSFQMCAKILETSGKLNMDEYNFFLRGGLHPRPYCFCLAKPALLLDPAVLSLCGPRPSLAGENPPTPSGLALNPLDTTARWRHHLGGASPPPQRCTLHLPSRLANS